From the Tripterygium wilfordii isolate XIE 37 chromosome 6, ASM1340144v1, whole genome shotgun sequence genome, one window contains:
- the LOC119999686 gene encoding calcium-binding protein KRP1-like: MAGVGGKAVDFEDLLPVMADKLGAEGLIRELCNGFQLLVDKEKGVITVESLKRNSAFLGLEDLKDDELASMVREGDLDGDGALNQMEFCVLMFRLSPQLMEDSWLCLEEALEEELKDVA, from the coding sequence ATGGCAGGGGTCGGTGGAAAGGCGGTTGATTTCGAAGACTTGTTGCCTGTAATGGCTGATAAACTGGGCGCAGAAGGGTTGATTAGGGAGCTGTGTAATGGGTTTCAGTTGTTGGTGGATAAAGAGAAGGGAGTGATTACTGTGGAGAGCTTGAAGAGGAACTCTGCTTTTCTGGGTTTGGAGGATTTGAAAGATGATGAGCTTGCGAGTATGGTGAGAGAGGGCGATCTTGACGGCGATGGGGCCTTGAATCAGATGGAGTTCTGTGTGTTGATGTTCAGATTGAGTCCTCAGTTGATGGAGGATTCTTGGCTCTGCCTTGAAGAGGCTCTTGAAGAGGAGCTCAAGGATGTTGCTTGA
- the LOC120000958 gene encoding indole-3-acetic acid-amido synthetase GH3.6-like codes for MPEAPTNSFEEAYDIRDKNLKALRFIEDVTSNADEVQKGVLLNILSRNANVEYLKQQGLNSDVIDVDTFKKLIPVVTYEDLKPYIDRIANGDTSPILCSQPVSEFLTSSGTSGGERKLMPTIEEDLGRRSLLYSLLMPVINQFVPGLDKGKGMYFLFVKSEAKTPGGLVARPVLTSYYNSKQFKERPFDPYKNYTSPNETILCLDSYQSMYSQMLCGLFQNTQVLQVGAVFASAFIRAIRFLEKHWQILCHDIRNGTLDTKITDPKVREAVLKIVKPNPTLADFIETECRKQCWKGIITRLWPNTKYIDVVVTGTMAQYIPTLDYYSNSLPLVCTMYASSECYFGINLNPLCKPSEVSYTLIPSMCYYEFLPVNRTDQFANSITELTPVSKDILVQELVDLVDVKIGQEYELVVTTHSGLYRYRVGDILRVAGFKNKAPQFNFICRKNVVLSIDSDKTDEVELQNAVENAANNLIQFDATLIEYTSHADTSTIPGHYVLYWEINLNGTITIPPSVFEDCCLAIEESLNSVYRQGRVSDKSIGPLEIKIVESGTFDKLMDYALSQGASINQYKAPRCVKYAPIVELLNARVVESYFSPKCPKWVPDRKNWSNDN; via the exons ATGCCAGAAGCACCTACGAACTCATTCGAGGAAGCCTATGACATCCGTGATAAGAATTTGAAGGCATTGCGATTCATTGAAGATGTTACAAGTAATGCCGATGAAGTCCAAAAGGGGGTTCTCCTCAATATACTGTCTCGTAACGCCAATGTTGAGTACTTGAAGCAACAAGGCCTCAATAGTGATGTTATAGATGTAGACACTTTCAAGAAGCTGATTCCTGTCGTCACATATGAAGATCTAAAGCCCTATATTGATCGAATCGCCAACGGGGATACATCACCAATTCTATGTTCCCAACCAGTTTCAGAATTCCTTACCAG TTCTGGAACATCAGGAGGGGAGAGGAAATTGATGCCAACGATCGAAGAAGATCTCGGTAGGAGATCGTTGCTTTATAGCCTTCTGATGCCTGTGATAAATCAATTTGTTCCGGGTTTGGACAAAGGAAAAGGGATGTACTTTTTGTTCGTAAAATCAGAAGCTAAGACTCCAGGAGGACTAGTGGCACGTCCAGTGCTTACTAGCTATTACAACAGTAAACAATTCAAGGAAAGGCCTTTTGATCcatataaaaactatacaagccCAAATGAAACCATTCTCTGCCTTGACTCTTACCAGAGCATGTACTCTCAAATGCTCTGTGGCCTCTTCCAAAACACTCAGGTTCTTCAGGTCGGGGCAGTTTTTGCGTCCGCGTTTATTCGAGCAATCCGGTTTCTTGAAAAACACTGGCAAATTCTCTGCCATGACATTAGAAATGGAACATTAGACACAAAAATCACTGACCCAAAAGTGAGAGAAGCTGTCCTGAAAATTGTCAAACCGAACCCAACACTTGCTGATTTTATTGAGACAGAGTGTAGGAAACAGTGCTGGAAAGGAATCATTACAAGGTTATGGCCCAACACAAAGTATATTGATGTTGTGGTTACGGGTACAATGGCACAGTACATTCCCACACTTGACTATTATAGTAACAGTCTCCCACTTGTTTGCACCATGTATGCTTCTTCAGAGTGCTATTTTGGCATCAATTTGAACCCTCTCTGCAAGCCAAGTGAAGTCTCCTACACCCTCATCCCTTCCATGTGCTATTACGAGTTTTTACCGGTGAATCGGACTGATCAATTCGCCAATTCCATCACTGAATTAACACCGGTCAGCAAGGATATTCTGGTTCAAGAGTTGGTTGATCTCGTTGATGTTAAAATCGGACAAGAATATGAACTTGTTGTCACAACTCATTCTG GTCTTTACCGTTATCGAGTTGGGGACATACTTCGAGTGGCCGGATTCAAGAACAAGGCTCCACAATTCAATTTCATTTGCAGGAAGAATGTTGTGCTCAGCATTGATTCGGACAAAACCGACGAAGTTGAGCTACAAAATGCAGTGGAAAATGCTGCAAACAATCTGATACAATTTGATGCAACTCTTATAGAGTACACAAGCCATGCAGACACATCTACAATTCCTGGTCACTATGTTCTCTATTGGGAAATTAACTTAAATGGGACAATCACCATACCACCTTCAGTGTTTGAGGATTGTTGCCTTGCCATTGAAGAATCACTGAACAGCGTTTATCGCCAAGGCCGAGTCTCGGACAAATCAATTGGACCTCTTGAGATAAAGATAGTGGAAAGTGGAACATTTGACAAGCTTATGGACTATGCTCTGAGCCAGGGTGCATCAATTAACCAGTACAAGGCACCAAGGTGTGTGAAATATGCCCCCATTGTTGAGCTTCTGAATGCAAGGGTTGTTGAGAGTTATTTCAGCCCAAAATGTCCGAAATGGGTTCCTGATCGTAAGAACTGGTCTAATGACAACTGA
- the LOC120000866 gene encoding pentatricopeptide repeat-containing protein At3g12770 isoform X2 codes for MYSRMQRAWVSPDSFTFPIVLKACSALAALEMGKRVHGQVFRHGFGSDVFVQNGLVAFYAKCSQIRHARIVFNGLCDKTIVSWTAIISGYTQNGHPIEALRIFSQMRKMNVKPDWIALVSILRAYTDIEDLEQGKSVHGCVIKMGLDLEPDLLISLTAMYAKCGQVAVARSFFDMMKVPNVILWNAMISGYAKNGYAEEAVDLFHDMVSKNIKADAVTLSSSILACAQLGSLKLARGMEDYVSRSEYRDDVFVSTALIDMYAKCGSVDSARVVFDRMLDKDVVVWSAMIVGYGLHGRAQEAIDLFHAMKQVGVCPNDVTFIGLLTACNHSGLVEDGWQLFHCMRDSGIEPRHQHYACVVDLLGRAGCLGQAFRFIMNMPIEPGISIWGALLSASKIHRHVALGEYAAERLFFLDPYNTGHYVQLSNLYAAARMWDQVAKVRVLMREKGLNKDLGHSLIEVNGKLEAFRFGDKSHPRSKEIFEELEQLERRLKDAGFVPHRESVLHDLNEEETEETLCNHSERIAIAYGLISTAPGTTLRINKNLRACVNCHAATKLISKLVKREIVVRDANRFHHFKDGSCSCGDYW; via the coding sequence ATGTATTCAAGGATGCAACGGGCCTGGGTAAGTCCGGATAGCTTTACTTTCCCCATTGTGCTCAAAGCTTGCAGTGCTTTGGCTGCACTTGAGATGGGCAAGCGGGTGCATGGGCAGGTATTCAGGCATGGTTTTGGATCCGACGTATTTGTCCAGAACGGGCTTGTGGCTTTTTATGCCAAATGCAGCCAAATCAGGCATGCTAGGATTGTGTTCAATGGGTTATGTGATAAGACCATCGTTTCCTGGACTGCTATCATTTCTGGGTATACCCAGAATGGTCATCCTATTGAGGCCTTAAGAATTTTTAGTCAAATGAGGAAAATGAATGTTAAACCTGATTGGATTGCTCTTGTGAGCATTCTCCGAGCTTACACTGACATAGAGGACTTGGAACAGGGGAAATCTGTGCATGGTTGTGTGATCAAAATGGGTCTTGACTTGGAACCTGATCTGTTGATTTCGCTCACTGCCATGTATGCAAAATGCGGTCAAGTGGCAGTAGCCCGATCCTTTTTTGATATGATGAAGGTACCAAACGTAATTTTGTGGAATGCCATGATTTCTGGTTATGCGAAGAATGGCTATGCTGAGGAAGCTGTTGATCTTTTTCATGATATGGTGTCTAAGAACATAAAAGCTGATGCTGTCACTTTAAGTTCTAGTATTTTAGCTTGCGCCCAATTGGGTTCTCTTAAATTGGCTAGGGGGATGGAGGATTATGTCAGTCGAAGTGAGTATAGAGATGATGTTTTTGTTAGTACTGCCCTCATTGATATGTATGCAAAATGTGGAAGTGTAGATTCAGCTCGTGTTGTCTTTGATAGAATGCTTGATAAGGATGTTGTTGTCTGGAGTGCCATGATTGTGGGATATGGACTGCATGGTCGAGCTCAAGAAGCCATTGATCTCTTTCATGCGATGAAGCAAGTTGGTGTATGCCCAAACGATGTCACCTTTATTGGACTCCTCACTGCCTGCAATCATTCAGGTCTGGTTGAAGATGGATGGCAGCTATTCCACTGCATGAGAGACAGTGGTATTGAGCCGCGCCATCAGCATTATGCTTGTGTAGTTGATCTTCTTGGACGTGCGGGCTGTTTGGGTCAAGCGTTTAGGTTCATCATGAACATGCCAATTGAACCAGGTATAAGTATATGGGGAGCACTTCTGAGTGCATCCAAGATCCATCGCCATGTAGCATTGGGAGAATATGCTGCAGAACGCCTTTTCTTTTTAGACCCATATAATACAGGACATTATGTGCAGTTGTCGAATCTGTATGCAGCAGCTCGCATGTGGGATCAGGTTGCCAAAGTACGGGTATTGATGAGGGAGAAAGGACTTAATAAGGATCTTGGGCATAGTTTGATCGAGGTTAATGGGAAACTTGAAGCATTTAGATTTGGAGACAAGTCACATCCAAGATCTAAGGAAATCTTTGAGGAGCTCGAGCAATTGGAGAGAAGATTAAAGGATGCTGGATTTGTTCCACATAGAGAATCCGTTCTGCATGATCTGAATGAAGAAGAGACTGAGGAGACACTATGCAATCATAGCGAGAGAATAGCAATTGCTTACGGGCTTATTAGTACAGCCCCTGGGACAACACTTAGAATAAATAAGAATCTTAGAGCCTGTGTGAATTGTCATGCAGCAACGAAGCTTATATCCAAGCTTGTCAAGAGGGAGATAGTTGTCAGGGACGCGAATCGATTTCATCATTTCAAGGATGGAAGTTGTTCTTGTGGAGATTACTGGTGA
- the LOC120000866 gene encoding pentatricopeptide repeat-containing protein At3g12770 isoform X1, producing the protein MKLAHFSPLTSVRLLCAAVTSFEYPAVKFEFLRRYSSSALHLNSYFDNDILGHTFNPDWFYGSLIDNSIQKVQLNQIHAQLLVSGLCESGFLVTKLVNACSNIGDICYARKIFEEFFEPDVFLWNAIVRCYSRHGLFAATLAMYSRMQRAWVSPDSFTFPIVLKACSALAALEMGKRVHGQVFRHGFGSDVFVQNGLVAFYAKCSQIRHARIVFNGLCDKTIVSWTAIISGYTQNGHPIEALRIFSQMRKMNVKPDWIALVSILRAYTDIEDLEQGKSVHGCVIKMGLDLEPDLLISLTAMYAKCGQVAVARSFFDMMKVPNVILWNAMISGYAKNGYAEEAVDLFHDMVSKNIKADAVTLSSSILACAQLGSLKLARGMEDYVSRSEYRDDVFVSTALIDMYAKCGSVDSARVVFDRMLDKDVVVWSAMIVGYGLHGRAQEAIDLFHAMKQVGVCPNDVTFIGLLTACNHSGLVEDGWQLFHCMRDSGIEPRHQHYACVVDLLGRAGCLGQAFRFIMNMPIEPGISIWGALLSASKIHRHVALGEYAAERLFFLDPYNTGHYVQLSNLYAAARMWDQVAKVRVLMREKGLNKDLGHSLIEVNGKLEAFRFGDKSHPRSKEIFEELEQLERRLKDAGFVPHRESVLHDLNEEETEETLCNHSERIAIAYGLISTAPGTTLRINKNLRACVNCHAATKLISKLVKREIVVRDANRFHHFKDGSCSCGDYW; encoded by the coding sequence ATGAAGCTGGCTCATTTTTCACCTCTCACTTCTGTCAGATTGTTATGTGCTGCAGTAACATCATTTGAATATCCCGCTGTAAAGTTCGAATTTCTCAGGCGGTATTCGTCTTCAGCTCTTCATCTAAACTCATACTTTGACAATGACATACTCGGCCATACCTTCAATCCTGACTGGTTTTATGGATCTCTCATTGACAATTCAATCCAAAAGGTTCAGTTAAATCAAATTCATGCCCAATTATTGGTTTCTGGATTGTGCGAGAGTGGGTTTCTGGTAACAAAATTAGTCAATGCGTGCTCAAATATTGGGGACATCTGCTATGCACGCAAGATATTCGAAGAATTTTTTGAACCGGATGTGTTCTTGTGGAATGCAATTGTTAGGTGTTATTCTAGGCATGGTTTGTTTGCTGCTACTCTTGCTATGTATTCAAGGATGCAACGGGCCTGGGTAAGTCCGGATAGCTTTACTTTCCCCATTGTGCTCAAAGCTTGCAGTGCTTTGGCTGCACTTGAGATGGGCAAGCGGGTGCATGGGCAGGTATTCAGGCATGGTTTTGGATCCGACGTATTTGTCCAGAACGGGCTTGTGGCTTTTTATGCCAAATGCAGCCAAATCAGGCATGCTAGGATTGTGTTCAATGGGTTATGTGATAAGACCATCGTTTCCTGGACTGCTATCATTTCTGGGTATACCCAGAATGGTCATCCTATTGAGGCCTTAAGAATTTTTAGTCAAATGAGGAAAATGAATGTTAAACCTGATTGGATTGCTCTTGTGAGCATTCTCCGAGCTTACACTGACATAGAGGACTTGGAACAGGGGAAATCTGTGCATGGTTGTGTGATCAAAATGGGTCTTGACTTGGAACCTGATCTGTTGATTTCGCTCACTGCCATGTATGCAAAATGCGGTCAAGTGGCAGTAGCCCGATCCTTTTTTGATATGATGAAGGTACCAAACGTAATTTTGTGGAATGCCATGATTTCTGGTTATGCGAAGAATGGCTATGCTGAGGAAGCTGTTGATCTTTTTCATGATATGGTGTCTAAGAACATAAAAGCTGATGCTGTCACTTTAAGTTCTAGTATTTTAGCTTGCGCCCAATTGGGTTCTCTTAAATTGGCTAGGGGGATGGAGGATTATGTCAGTCGAAGTGAGTATAGAGATGATGTTTTTGTTAGTACTGCCCTCATTGATATGTATGCAAAATGTGGAAGTGTAGATTCAGCTCGTGTTGTCTTTGATAGAATGCTTGATAAGGATGTTGTTGTCTGGAGTGCCATGATTGTGGGATATGGACTGCATGGTCGAGCTCAAGAAGCCATTGATCTCTTTCATGCGATGAAGCAAGTTGGTGTATGCCCAAACGATGTCACCTTTATTGGACTCCTCACTGCCTGCAATCATTCAGGTCTGGTTGAAGATGGATGGCAGCTATTCCACTGCATGAGAGACAGTGGTATTGAGCCGCGCCATCAGCATTATGCTTGTGTAGTTGATCTTCTTGGACGTGCGGGCTGTTTGGGTCAAGCGTTTAGGTTCATCATGAACATGCCAATTGAACCAGGTATAAGTATATGGGGAGCACTTCTGAGTGCATCCAAGATCCATCGCCATGTAGCATTGGGAGAATATGCTGCAGAACGCCTTTTCTTTTTAGACCCATATAATACAGGACATTATGTGCAGTTGTCGAATCTGTATGCAGCAGCTCGCATGTGGGATCAGGTTGCCAAAGTACGGGTATTGATGAGGGAGAAAGGACTTAATAAGGATCTTGGGCATAGTTTGATCGAGGTTAATGGGAAACTTGAAGCATTTAGATTTGGAGACAAGTCACATCCAAGATCTAAGGAAATCTTTGAGGAGCTCGAGCAATTGGAGAGAAGATTAAAGGATGCTGGATTTGTTCCACATAGAGAATCCGTTCTGCATGATCTGAATGAAGAAGAGACTGAGGAGACACTATGCAATCATAGCGAGAGAATAGCAATTGCTTACGGGCTTATTAGTACAGCCCCTGGGACAACACTTAGAATAAATAAGAATCTTAGAGCCTGTGTGAATTGTCATGCAGCAACGAAGCTTATATCCAAGCTTGTCAAGAGGGAGATAGTTGTCAGGGACGCGAATCGATTTCATCATTTCAAGGATGGAAGTTGTTCTTGTGGAGATTACTGGTGA
- the LOC120000867 gene encoding 60S ribosomal protein L8 has product MGRVIRAQRKGAGSVFKSHTHHRKGPARFRSLDFGERNGYLRGVVTEIIHDPGRGAPLARVVFRHPFRYKHQKELFVAAEGMYTGQFIYCGKKANLMVGNVLPLRAIPEGAVVCNVEHHVGDRGVLARASGDYAIVISHNPDNGTTRVKLPSGAKKIVPSGCRAMIGQVAGGGRTEKPLLKAGNAYHKYRVKRNCWPKVRGVAMNPVEHPHGGGNHQHIGHASTVCRHAPPGQKVGLIAARRTGRLRGQAAAAASKSDKA; this is encoded by the exons ATGGGTCGCGTTATTCGCGCCCAAAGAAAGGGTGCCGGCTCTGTATTCAAGTCGCACACCCACCACCGCAAGGGTCCCGCCCGTTTCCGTTCCCTCGACTTCGGCGAGCGAAACGGTTACCTGAGGGGTGTTGTCACTGAGATTATCCACGATCCAGGTCGCGGTGCCCCTCTTGCTCGTGTTGTGTTTCGCCACCCATTCCGTTACAAGCATCAGAAGGAGCTCTTCGTCGCCGCTGAGGGTATGTACACTGGCCAATTCATCTACTGTGGCAAGAAGGCTAACTTGATGGTTGGAAATGTTCTACCTCTCAGAGCTATTCCTGAGGGTGCCGTCGTCTGTAATGTTGAGCACCATGTTGGTGACCGTGGCGTTTTGGCTAGGGCTTCTGGTGACTATGCTATTGTTATCAGTCACAACCCTGATAATGGAACTACCAG AGTCAAGCTTCCTTCTGGAGCAAAGAAGATTGTGCCAAGTGGGTGCAGAGCCATGATTGGTCAGGTTGCAGGTGGTGGCAGGACTGAGAAGCCGTTGCTGAAGGCAGGTAATGCTTATCACAAATACCGTGTGAAGAGGAACTGCTGGCCTAAGGTTCGTGGTGTCGCCATGAATCCCGTTGAGCATCCCCATGGTGGTGGTAACCACCAGCATATTGGGCATGCCTCTACTGTTTGCCGTCATGCTCCGCCAGGTCAAAAGGTGGGTCTCATTGCTGCCAGAAGAACAGGTCGTCTTCGGGGACAAGCTGCGGCTGCTGCTTCAAAATCAGACAAGGCTTAA
- the LOC119999683 gene encoding BTB/POZ domain-containing protein At3g22104-like, with protein MAVCCDLQVDVNGEETFMVDKKIISSYSGRLRKLFGNSAGTAKNLKVIFHDFPGGAESFELMSRFCYNNGRVNINPSNIYLLYCAAQFMEMDFSVSGKHNLLEQTQKTLKEIGYWTWPELLVALKHCQELPMVENTSCVIEKCIDSLVGKMVFASELSPCSSISSPESSSFRVSCDTRSTESFKNCFSRATWWFQDLLVLSPSLVEMVIKAMIRRKFDHIIISKFIFYYQKAKVFTAKSDKCKAIETVIDVLYTLNWNSISCKSLFGILQVALSLRISKCCRRKLESMIGFQLDQATLDNLLVPSLHGMSYLYDVNLILRIFKAFLHGGNSEVSFEKLRKVSSLMDLYMAEVAPDPRLKASKFLALALALPDSARESHDEIYHAIDIYLEVHAGLLEEEKKKICFALNHDKLSSEARVHLSQNSRFPSKTAVQALKSQQLNLKSLIQSSNNSESYTDSPIEFKEIENKGNKDVASGQFVVYSRKLDYPIDDKEQLRAHIQGMQSRVMELEKVCRKMQTQMSKIAKSRTPNHTTSRSLPRLCS; from the exons ATGGCAGTTTGCTGTGATCTTCAAGTGGATGTCAATGGGGAAGAGACTTTCATGGTAGACAAG aaaattatttcttcatATTCAGGCAGATTAAGAAAATTGTTTGGTAACTCAGCTGGAACTGCGAAAAATCTGAAAGTGATATTTCATGACTTTCCAGGAGGGGCAGAGAGTTTTGAGCTTATGTCAAGGTTTTGCTATAACAATGGAAGGGTTAACATAAATCCTTCTAATATCTATCTCCTTTATTGTGCTGCACAATTCATGGAAATGGACTTTTCTGTATCTGGAAAGCATAATTTGTTGGAACAAACCCAGAAGACACTTAAAGAGATTGGTTATTGGACATGGCCTGAGCTTTTAGTTGCTTTGAAGCACTGTCAAGAGTTACCAATGGTGGAAAATACTTCATGTGTCATAGAGAAATGTATTGATTCCCTTGTAGGAAAGATGGTTTTCGCTAGTGAATTAAGCCCGTGTTCGTCTATTTCATCCCCAGAGAGTTCAAGTTTTCGAGTTTCTTGTGACACCAGAAGCACTGAAAGTTTCAAGAATTGCTTCTCCAGAGCAACATGGTGGTTTCAGGATCTTCTAGTGTTGAGTCCAAGTCTAGTTGAAATGGTCATAAAAGCAATGATTAGGCGTAAATTCGATCATATTATCATCAGTAAGTTCATCTTTTACTACCAAAAGGCAAAAGTTTTCACAGCCAAATCCGATAAGTGCAAGGCTATTGAGACGGTCATCGATGTGCTTTACACACTTAATTGGAACTCCATTTCGTGTAAGAGTTTATTTGGGATTCTTCAAGTGGCCTTAAGTTTGAGAATAAGCAAATGCTGCAGGAGGAAGTTGGAGAGTATGATAGGTTTTCAGTTGGATCAAGCAACATTAGATAATCTGCTTGTTCCATCTCTGCACGGAATGAGCTACTTGTATGATGTAAATCTTATTCTAAGAATCTTTAAGGCATTTCTGCATGGAGGAAACAGTGAAGTTTCTTTTGAGAAACTGAGAAAAGTTTCTAGCTTGATGGATTTGTACATGGCAGAAGTAGCCCCCGATCCCCGTTTGAAAGCTTCCAAGTTCTTGGCTTTAGCCTTGGCCCTTCCGGATTCAGCTAGAGAATCTCATGACGAaatctaccatgccatagaCATATATCTGGAG GTACATGCAGGATTATtagaagaggaaaagaagaaaatatgttttgcattgaatcATGACAAGCTCTCCTCTGAGGCTCGTGTACATCTTTCTCAGAATTCAAGATTTCCATCGAAAACTGCGGTCCAAGCTCTCAAATCTCAACAGCTGAATCTTAAGAGCTTAATCCAGAGCTCCAATAATTCTGAATCATACACTGACTCGCCTATTGAATTCAAGGAAATCGAAAACAAGGGAAATAAAGATGTAGCCAGTGGACAGTTTGTGGTCTATTCTCGGAAGCTTGATTATCCAATTGACGATAAAGAGCAACTCAGAGCACATATTCAAGGAATGCAATCGAGGGTGATGGAATTGGAGAAGGTTTGCAGGAAAATGCAAACCCAGATGTCAAAAATTGCGAAATCAAGAACTCCAAACCACACTACTTCTAGATCATTACCCAGGCTATGTTCATGA
- the LOC119999223 gene encoding scarecrow-like protein 32, protein MEADLLQNPTSTSLLNTATTTTTQSTSLLRGCLGSLDGACIEKLLLHCASALESNDVTLAQQVMWVLNNIASLVGDPNQRLTAWFLRALISRASKVCPTPTSINDNNFDGSSTIIQRRLMTVTELAGYVDLIPWHRFGFCASNSLIFKAIQGFNKVHILDFSITHCMQWPTLIDALAKRPKGPPSLRISVSSIRPPVPPLVNVSIEEVGLRLANFARFRDVPFEFNVIESKDFMTSFDFESLMNITYQEDEALVINCQNWIRYLSDEDYRNNIGTNDVPLRDAFLDIIKGLDPCLVIVVDEDSDLNGPSLASRITSCFNYLWIPFDALETFLPKESRQRIEFESDIGHKIENIISYEGGQRIERLESGIKLSQRIRSNGFSSVPFCEETVKEVKGLLDEHASGWGMKREEDMLVLTWKGHNSVFATAWVPSPCGSFVD, encoded by the coding sequence ATGGAAGCTGATCTTCTGCAAAACCCTACTAGTACTTCTCTCTTAAacacagcaacaacaacaaccacTCAGAGTACTTCTCTCTTAAGAGGTTGTCTTGGAAGTCTCGATGGAGCATGTATAGAGAAGCTTCTACTTCACTGTGCAAGTGCCTTGGAAAGCAATGATGTCACGTTGGCTCAACAAGTGATGTGGGTTCTCAACAATATTGCTTCTTTAGTTGGTGACCCTAATCAAAGACTCACTGCTTGGTTCTTGAGGGCTCTTATTTCTAGGGCTTCTAAGGTTTGTCCAACTCCCACATCGATTAATGACAATAATTTTGATGGTAGCAGCACCATTATTCAAAGGAGGCTGATGACTGTTACTGAACTCGCCGGGTACGTGGATCTAATCCCTTGGCATCGATTCGGATTTTGTGCTTCGAATAGTCTGATTTTCAAGGCTATTCAAGGGTTCAATAAAGTTCATATATTAGATTTTAGTATAACTCATTGTATGCAATGGCCTACTCTAATTGATGCACTTGCTAAAAGGCCTAAAGGTCCTCCTTCTTTGAGAATTTCTGTGTCTTCAATTAGGCCACCAGTCCCTCCTTTGGTTAATGTGTCTATTGAAGAAGTTGGTCTCCGGTTAGCGAATTTCGCTAGGTTTAGAGACGTTCCATTTGAATTCAATGTGATTGAAAGCAAGGACTTCATGACTAGCTTTGATTTTGAATCATTGATGAATATTACATATCAAGAGGATGAGGCTTTGGTGATTAATTGTCAAAATTGGATACGATATTTGTCCGACGAGGATTATCGGAATAATATTGGTACTAACGATGTTCCATTACGCGATGCTTTCCTTGACATAATCAAAGGACTAGACCCTTGTCTTGTAATTGTGGTTGATGAAGATTCTGATTTGAATGGACCAAGTCTTGCATCAAGAATTACATCTTGTTTTAATTATCTTTGGATACCATTTGATGCACTTGAGACCTTCTTGCCTAAAGAGAGTCGACAAAGGATTGAATTCGAGTCCGATATTGGTCACAAAATTGAGAACATCATAAGCTATGAAGGAGGTCAAAGAATAGAGAGATTAGAGTCAGGGATTAAGCTATCACAGAGGATTAGGAGCAACGGTTTTTCAAGTGTTCCATTTTGTGAAGAGACGGTTAAGGAAGTTAAGGGGTTATTAGATGAACATGCAAGTGGGTGGGgaatgaagagagaagaagatatGTTGGTGCTCACATGGAAGGGTCACAACTCAGTTTTTGCAACAGCTTGGGTCCCAAGTCCATGTGGTTCGTTTGTGGATTAA